One segment of Clostridium ljungdahlii DSM 13528 DNA contains the following:
- the cdaA gene encoding diadenylate cyclase CdaA, giving the protein MELLQMTANSIRNISISSVMDILVVSYILYKGYMLIKETRAEQLLKGIILIIFLIPISSFFNLTMLNWILTKTLTIGVLSIVIIFQPEIRRALEQLGRTAFNDKHILEDEETMEKVITEITNSVGNLSESKTGALIVIEQVTGLGDIINTGTKIDALVSSALLENIFVVNTPLHDGATVIRNNRIVSAGCFLPLTSNNDLNKKLGTRHRAAIGISENSDALIIVVSEETGTISLAMNGKITRNYTKDRLKKVLINIMKNRFQKKSTWRERVIGWKEKIKGTKS; this is encoded by the coding sequence GTGGAATTATTGCAAATGACAGCTAATTCAATAAGAAATATAAGTATATCCTCCGTTATGGATATACTAGTAGTATCATATATACTCTATAAAGGATACATGCTTATAAAAGAAACTAGAGCTGAACAGCTTTTAAAGGGAATTATTCTTATAATATTTCTTATACCAATAAGCAGCTTTTTTAATTTAACTATGCTCAATTGGATACTTACCAAGACTTTGACCATAGGCGTCCTTTCTATTGTTATTATATTTCAACCGGAAATTCGTCGGGCACTGGAGCAGTTAGGAAGAACCGCTTTTAATGATAAGCATATTTTAGAAGACGAAGAGACTATGGAAAAGGTTATAACAGAAATTACAAATTCAGTAGGCAATTTATCTGAAAGCAAAACAGGGGCACTTATTGTAATAGAACAAGTTACTGGACTCGGAGATATAATAAATACCGGTACTAAGATAGATGCTTTGGTATCATCTGCTCTTCTAGAAAACATATTTGTAGTAAATACTCCACTGCATGATGGGGCAACTGTAATAAGAAATAATAGAATAGTTTCAGCAGGATGTTTTTTGCCGCTTACTAGTAATAACGATTTAAACAAAAAGTTAGGCACAAGACATAGGGCTGCAATTGGTATATCAGAGAATTCCGATGCACTTATCATAGTGGTTTCAGAAGAGACTGGTACTATTTCTCTTGCCATGAATGGAAAAATTACAAGGAATTATACAAAGGATAGGTTGAAAAAAGTTCTTATAAATATAATGAAAAATAGATTTCAGAAAAAGAGTACATGGAGAGAGAGGGTGATTGGGTGGAAAGAAAAAATAAAAGGAACCAAATCCTAG
- the glmM gene encoding phosphoglucosamine mutase, giving the protein MQRMFGTDGVRGIANKELTAELAYKLGRAGAYVLTETAHKPKILVGMDTRISGDMLESALVSGILSVGAEAVCVGVIPTPAVAYLTRKYKMDAGVVISASHNPVEYNGIKFFNSEGYKLSDELEDRIQKVIESNFKDVSMPIGAEIGRKVVETGEALKDYVEFTKSTIDIDLKGLKVVLDCANGASYVTSVKAFEELGAEVKVINNEPDGININRKCGSTHPEELMQTVVKEGYDLGLAFDGDADRCLAVDEKGNLINGDFIMAIIGKHLKDEGKLYKNVVVVTVMSNLGLDIALKKEQMSTVKTKVGDRYVLEEMKKQGYKLGGEQSGHIIMLDYNTTGDGLVTALQIASIVKKTGKKLSECASMMKNLPQVLANANVPNDKKNIYAEDEEIISEIKKIEEKLDGCGRVLIRPSGTEPLVRVMLEGQNQSEIDKIAHKLAELIESKVN; this is encoded by the coding sequence ATGCAGAGAATGTTTGGAACTGATGGAGTAAGAGGAATTGCAAACAAGGAGTTAACTGCAGAACTAGCATATAAATTAGGACGGGCAGGAGCATATGTGCTTACAGAAACGGCACATAAACCAAAGATATTAGTTGGAATGGATACAAGAATATCTGGAGATATGCTAGAAAGTGCCCTGGTTTCGGGTATACTTTCTGTAGGAGCAGAAGCTGTTTGTGTAGGTGTAATACCAACTCCAGCAGTTGCTTATTTGACTAGAAAATATAAAATGGATGCAGGGGTAGTTATATCTGCTTCACACAATCCTGTAGAGTATAATGGAATAAAATTTTTTAATAGTGAGGGATATAAACTCTCAGATGAATTAGAAGATAGGATACAGAAAGTAATTGAAAGTAATTTTAAAGATGTATCTATGCCTATTGGAGCTGAAATTGGAAGAAAGGTAGTGGAAACAGGAGAAGCACTAAAAGACTATGTAGAATTTACAAAATCCACTATAGATATAGATTTAAAAGGATTAAAGGTAGTTTTAGATTGTGCAAATGGAGCATCCTACGTAACTTCTGTGAAGGCTTTTGAGGAATTGGGAGCTGAAGTGAAAGTTATAAATAATGAGCCTGATGGAATAAATATAAATAGAAAATGTGGTTCAACTCACCCTGAAGAACTTATGCAAACTGTAGTAAAAGAAGGTTATGATTTAGGACTTGCCTTTGATGGAGATGCAGATAGATGTCTTGCAGTGGATGAAAAGGGAAATCTCATAAATGGAGATTTTATAATGGCTATAATAGGAAAACATTTAAAAGATGAAGGAAAACTTTATAAAAATGTGGTAGTAGTTACTGTAATGAGTAATCTTGGACTTGATATAGCACTCAAAAAAGAGCAAATGAGTACTGTAAAGACTAAAGTTGGAGACAGGTATGTGCTTGAAGAAATGAAAAAACAAGGCTATAAATTAGGTGGGGAACAGTCAGGTCATATAATTATGCTGGATTACAATACTACAGGAGATGGGCTTGTAACAGCACTGCAAATAGCTTCTATAGTAAAAAAGACTGGAAAGAAGTTATCTGAATGTGCTTCTATGATGAAAAATTTACCTCAAGTACTTGCAAATGCTAATGTTCCAAATGATAAAAAGAATATATATGCAGAAGATGAAGAAATAATATCTGAGATAAAGAAGATAGAAGAAAAATTAGATGGTTGTGGAAGAGTGCTTATAAGACCTTCGGGAACGGAACCATTAGTAAGAGTTATGTTAGAAGGTCAAAATCAAAGTGAAATAGATAAAATTGCGCATAAATTGGCTGAACTTATTGAATCAAAAGTGAATTAA
- a CDS encoding DUF4177 domain-containing protein: protein MSWQYRIFTVERFLNSTDNLNLEEKLNKYGKEDWELTGVLQRHYATLGNQDKLEDDLIVFKKHS, encoded by the coding sequence ATGTCGTGGCAATATAGAATATTTACAGTGGAGCGTTTTTTAAATTCAACTGATAATTTAAACTTAGAAGAAAAATTAAATAAGTATGGTAAGGAAGATTGGGAACTTACAGGAGTTTTACAAAGACATTATGCTACACTTGGAAATCAAGATAAATTAGAAGATGATTTAATAGTGTTTAAAAAACACAGTTAA
- a CDS encoding NAD(P)/FAD-dependent oxidoreductase gives MAIRINNLSINIDESIDELKNKAAKKLKISEKDIKRFKILRESLDARRKNNIRFNYSVELTCDGERKIVSKIRDGNIKIEEEVVEEKLVLGTKKMKYRPIVVGMGPAGMFAGLLLAENGYRPIIIERGQKVEDRTKTVDEFWKSGKLNLESNIQFGEGGAGTFSDGKLTTRIKDERCQFILKVFAKYGAPEEIIYNGKPHLGTDNLKIIVKNIRNRILELGGDILFDSKLDNLIIEHKKLKAVLVNGNEIGCDNLILAIGHSARDTYEMILKKDVVVEPKAFAIGVRVEHSQHMINVNQYGKFADHPKLKTADYRLAYNSKEGRGVYSFCMCPGGEVIAAASEENRLVTNGMSYYKRDFENANSAVVVTVGEKDFEGNSPLKGMEFQRHYENLAYKLGGGNYAAPVQLIKDFLNDTVSNKVGEVKPTYKPGYEFRDLRKCLPSAVSSALKEGFIDFEKKIKGFSKGDGVMTAIESRTSSPIRMMRNSNFESVSLEGLYPCGEGAGFAGGIISAAVDGLKTAESIIQKYSPLL, from the coding sequence ATGGCAATTAGAATAAATAATTTAAGCATAAACATAGATGAAAGTATAGATGAATTAAAAAATAAAGCTGCAAAAAAGCTTAAAATAAGTGAGAAGGATATTAAGAGGTTTAAAATACTTCGAGAATCTCTGGATGCCAGAAGGAAAAACAATATAAGGTTTAACTACTCTGTTGAATTAACCTGTGATGGAGAAAGAAAAATTGTATCAAAAATTAGAGATGGGAATATAAAGATAGAAGAAGAGGTAGTAGAAGAAAAATTAGTTTTAGGTACAAAAAAAATGAAATACCGACCTATAGTTGTTGGCATGGGACCTGCAGGTATGTTTGCAGGTCTCTTGCTGGCGGAAAATGGTTATAGGCCAATCATAATAGAACGGGGACAAAAAGTTGAAGATAGAACAAAAACTGTAGATGAATTCTGGAAAAGTGGAAAGTTAAATTTAGAATCCAATATACAGTTTGGAGAAGGTGGAGCAGGGACATTTTCAGATGGAAAATTAACTACCAGGATAAAAGATGAGAGATGCCAATTTATATTGAAAGTTTTTGCAAAGTATGGAGCTCCAGAAGAGATTATTTATAATGGAAAGCCCCATTTGGGAACGGATAATTTGAAAATAATCGTAAAGAATATAAGAAATAGAATACTTGAACTGGGCGGAGATATACTATTTGATAGTAAGTTGGATAATTTAATAATAGAGCATAAAAAATTAAAGGCAGTATTAGTAAATGGAAATGAGATAGGCTGTGACAATTTAATATTAGCTATAGGACATAGTGCAAGAGATACCTATGAAATGATATTAAAAAAAGATGTTGTGGTAGAACCTAAGGCATTTGCTATAGGAGTTAGAGTAGAACATTCCCAGCATATGATAAATGTAAATCAATATGGGAAATTTGCAGACCATCCTAAATTAAAAACTGCAGATTATAGGCTAGCTTATAATAGTAAAGAGGGAAGAGGAGTCTACAGTTTTTGCATGTGCCCCGGAGGGGAAGTAATTGCGGCAGCTTCAGAGGAAAATAGGCTTGTAACAAATGGAATGAGTTACTATAAAAGAGATTTTGAAAATGCAAATTCTGCAGTAGTTGTAACTGTAGGAGAAAAGGATTTTGAAGGAAATTCCCCTTTAAAAGGAATGGAATTTCAGAGGCATTATGAGAACCTGGCCTATAAGTTAGGAGGAGGCAATTATGCTGCTCCAGTACAGTTAATTAAAGATTTTTTAAATGATACAGTTTCAAATAAAGTTGGAGAAGTAAAACCTACTTACAAACCTGGATATGAATTTAGAGATCTTAGAAAGTGTTTGCCATCCGCTGTTTCATCTGCATTAAAAGAAGGATTTATTGATTTCGAAAAAAAGATAAAAGGGTTTTCTAAAGGGGATGGTGTAATGACAGCCATTGAAAGTAGAACCTCATCTCCAATAAGAATGATGAGAAACAGCAACTTTGAGAGTGTATCTTTAGAAGGGTTATATCCTTGTGGAGAAGGTGCAGGTTTTGCAGGAGGTATAATATCAGCGGCAGTAGATGGATTAAAAACTGCAGAGAGTATAATACAAAAATACAGTCCACTTTTATAA
- a CDS encoding cell wall hydrolase translates to MKKIFCLILFSLLLLIPFSKVTAKNLDSTSSNLFNGQEEVVQVFNYSDQKIYITQNDVDLMAKVVYAESNSEPFEGQVAVASVILNRLKYPEFPKTVEGVIKQRGAFSCVKNGTINVSPNESSYSAVSQALKGIDPSGKSIFFYNPQIATSQWMKNIDKRNMRTIGHHVFFVAN, encoded by the coding sequence TTGAAAAAAATTTTTTGTTTAATACTGTTTTCTTTACTGTTACTTATTCCTTTTTCTAAAGTAACTGCAAAGAATTTAGACAGTACCAGTTCCAATTTATTTAATGGTCAAGAAGAAGTCGTGCAAGTGTTTAATTACTCTGATCAAAAGATATATATAACTCAAAATGATGTTGATTTAATGGCTAAAGTTGTTTATGCTGAAAGCAATTCAGAACCATTTGAAGGGCAGGTAGCAGTAGCTTCCGTAATACTAAACAGATTAAAATACCCTGAGTTTCCAAAGACAGTAGAAGGTGTTATAAAACAGAGGGGTGCTTTTTCCTGTGTCAAAAATGGTACTATAAATGTATCTCCAAATGAAAGCAGTTATAGTGCAGTTTCTCAGGCTCTAAAAGGTATAGATCCTTCAGGTAAATCTATTTTCTTTTATAATCCCCAAATAGCCACATCTCAATGGATGAAAAACATAGATAAAAGAAATATGAGAACTATAGGGCATCATGTATTTTTTGTAGCTAATTAA
- a CDS encoding CdaR family protein: MERKNKRNQILVKICCVIASFILWLYIFNVEDPMRERKIVVPVTIVNKDALAQSKLVQIDNQSASISLLIKGNASNVYSVKPSDFKLQSDLNAYVMKKGENNIPVEVKKSPDNISILNNENLWIKVQLDELKQKSVPVRIGVVGKPKEGYYALDPVLNTDKVEISGAADAVNSVKYAAATCDVKYAGSDVNTSVKLQAQDSFGNVVKDVTISPSPIKVTVPIGKVKTVPINVKIQGNTGNGSVPNSIVSNPDKVDVSGDENVIKGISSLDTEPVDLSKIGSSSSIEVKLVVPKGVKLVNNAGTVELRVNINNEAAASSDKSGQKTMNLNIQVRNLNAGYTASLGSNSVSAVFNGPTNNINSLNGNNISCFVDASSLSEGTHTVNVVVSMPQGVSLVSQDPQKISIEIKKKTSEGQNGN, encoded by the coding sequence GTGGAAAGAAAAAATAAAAGGAACCAAATCCTAGTAAAAATATGCTGTGTAATAGCGTCATTTATTCTATGGCTGTACATATTCAACGTAGAAGATCCTATGAGGGAAAGAAAGATTGTGGTACCTGTTACTATAGTGAATAAAGATGCACTTGCTCAATCGAAACTTGTACAAATAGATAATCAATCCGCTAGTATATCTCTTTTAATAAAGGGCAATGCTTCCAATGTATATTCAGTAAAACCATCAGATTTTAAATTACAATCAGATTTAAATGCTTATGTTATGAAAAAAGGGGAAAATAATATACCTGTAGAAGTAAAGAAAAGCCCTGATAACATAAGTATATTAAATAATGAAAATTTGTGGATAAAGGTACAACTTGATGAATTAAAACAGAAAAGTGTGCCTGTAAGAATAGGAGTAGTAGGTAAACCAAAAGAAGGATACTATGCATTAGATCCTGTCTTAAATACAGATAAAGTGGAAATAAGCGGAGCAGCAGATGCGGTAAATAGTGTAAAGTATGCTGCAGCCACATGTGATGTAAAATATGCTGGAAGTGATGTAAATACATCTGTTAAACTTCAGGCTCAGGACTCATTTGGAAATGTGGTAAAGGATGTTACAATAAGTCCCTCTCCTATTAAAGTTACTGTACCAATAGGAAAAGTAAAGACTGTACCTATAAACGTAAAAATTCAAGGAAATACAGGAAATGGATCAGTTCCTAATTCAATAGTAAGTAATCCAGATAAAGTAGATGTATCTGGGGATGAAAATGTAATAAAGGGTATAAGTAGTTTAGATACAGAGCCAGTTGATTTAAGTAAAATTGGTAGTTCAAGTAGTATAGAAGTTAAGTTAGTAGTACCTAAAGGGGTAAAATTAGTTAATAACGCAGGAACGGTAGAATTGAGGGTAAATATAAATAATGAGGCTGCGGCTTCTTCCGATAAAAGTGGCCAAAAGACAATGAATCTTAATATACAGGTTAGAAATTTAAATGCCGGGTATACGGCTAGCTTAGGCAGTAACAGTGTATCTGCAGTATTTAATGGACCTACTAATAATATAAATAGTCTAAATGGAAATAATATAAGTTGTTTTGTGGATGCAAGTTCTTTATCAGAAGGCACTCATACGGTAAATGTAGTTGTATCTATGCCTCAGGGAGTGTCTTTAGTATCACAAGACCCACAAAAAATTAGCATAGAAATTAAGAAAAAAACGTCGGAGGGACAAAATGGCAATTAG
- a CDS encoding NAD(P)/FAD-dependent oxidoreductase, with protein sequence MDTRYDIAIVGSGPAGLSAAINAKIRNKNIIVFGSSELSGKLIKAPKIDNYLGLPGITGIQLKDRFQQHVANMGINITYERINTIYAMGQYFGVAVNEKMYEASAVILATGIEYTKALKGEEEFLGRGVGYCATCDAPLYRGKVVTIIGYNKEAEAEANYVNELSKKTYYIPMYKESLNLSENIEVVRDKVVEISGGNKVEKVILKSKEIVTDGVFVLKDSIAPDKLVPGLIMENGHIKVDMDMKTNIEGCFAAGDCVGRPYQYMKAAGQGQVAALNAVFYIDKN encoded by the coding sequence ATGGACACTAGATATGATATTGCTATAGTAGGCAGTGGCCCTGCGGGACTGTCAGCAGCAATTAATGCAAAAATAAGAAATAAAAATATAATTGTTTTTGGAAGCAGCGAGCTCAGTGGCAAATTAATAAAAGCACCTAAAATAGATAATTACCTAGGGCTTCCTGGTATAACAGGAATACAGTTAAAAGATAGATTTCAGCAGCATGTGGCAAACATGGGGATAAATATAACTTATGAAAGAATAAATACTATATATGCTATGGGACAGTATTTTGGTGTTGCTGTAAATGAAAAAATGTATGAAGCAAGTGCAGTTATATTGGCAACTGGCATTGAATATACAAAAGCATTAAAGGGGGAAGAAGAATTCCTAGGGAGAGGAGTCGGATATTGTGCTACCTGTGATGCGCCTCTTTATAGAGGAAAGGTTGTTACTATAATAGGGTATAATAAAGAAGCTGAAGCAGAAGCCAATTATGTAAATGAACTGTCTAAAAAAACATACTATATACCAATGTATAAAGAAAGCTTAAATTTAAGTGAAAATATAGAAGTAGTAAGAGATAAGGTCGTAGAGATATCTGGAGGAAATAAAGTAGAAAAGGTAATTTTGAAAAGTAAGGAAATAGTTACAGATGGAGTGTTTGTTTTAAAAGATAGCATAGCACCAGATAAATTGGTACCGGGACTTATTATGGAAAATGGACATATAAAAGTAGATATGGATATGAAGACTAATATTGAAGGTTGTTTTGCAGCAGGAGATTGTGTGGGGAGACCTTATCAGTATATGAAAGCCGCAGGACAGGGACAGGTAGCAGCACTAAATGCTGTCTTTTACATTGATAAAAATTAA
- a CDS encoding tetratricopeptide repeat protein — MDKSQKIYNKALKKYNDGYIDKAIELCEESISLNIKNRASINLKGLLFYLKGDLDKAQKLWKMNHQVNGDGVSEKYLGSLKEDDVRFSLYVKALRLIRELKINEALKLLEQCAESDFNYIKVNNYSALCYIKKGEYKSALEKLNNVLRVDVNNDEAKKTMKMLEDLNVVKKKFPLKKVACISAGVICSVVLIVLIFNGIKNKSLLNKNFAKIKTSTIKNSGQKASGVSNKAKPKVETTKEVFPQEKFKGYIQNKDYDSIYIEVKKWKDKQLSTDEGALLSEGSNLLKQDGSAYFYKLGTNYLNSKDYNNAKAYLTKAYEFGSENYLYADIIYMLATTLDSSGDTKNAINYYIQYDKGFSDGDYEETVLYRLAVIYKDTDKSQAKKYAQSLVDKYPNSIYNNSIISNLIND; from the coding sequence ATGGATAAGTCTCAGAAAATATACAATAAAGCTCTAAAAAAATATAATGATGGGTATATAGATAAAGCAATAGAACTTTGTGAAGAAAGTATATCTTTAAATATAAAAAATAGGGCATCTATTAATCTTAAGGGACTTTTATTTTATCTTAAGGGTGATTTAGATAAAGCTCAAAAACTTTGGAAGATGAACCATCAAGTTAATGGAGATGGGGTTTCAGAAAAATATCTCGGTTCTTTAAAGGAAGATGATGTTCGATTCAGTTTGTATGTAAAGGCTTTAAGGTTAATTAGAGAATTAAAAATAAATGAAGCACTTAAGTTACTGGAACAATGTGCTGAAAGCGATTTTAATTATATTAAAGTAAATAATTACAGTGCCCTTTGTTATATAAAAAAGGGAGAGTATAAAAGTGCATTGGAAAAATTAAATAATGTATTAAGAGTTGATGTAAACAATGATGAAGCTAAAAAGACCATGAAGATGCTTGAAGATTTAAATGTAGTAAAGAAAAAGTTCCCACTTAAAAAGGTAGCTTGCATTTCAGCAGGTGTAATATGTTCGGTAGTTTTAATTGTATTAATTTTTAATGGTATTAAAAATAAAAGTTTGCTTAATAAAAATTTTGCAAAGATAAAAACTTCTACTATTAAAAATAGTGGACAAAAGGCTTCAGGTGTAAGTAATAAGGCTAAACCGAAAGTCGAAACCACTAAAGAAGTTTTCCCACAGGAAAAGTTTAAAGGTTATATACAAAATAAAGATTATGATTCTATATATATAGAGGTTAAAAAGTGGAAAGATAAACAATTAAGTACTGATGAAGGAGCACTTCTTTCAGAAGGTTCAAATCTCTTAAAGCAAGACGGATCTGCCTATTTTTATAAGTTAGGAACCAATTATTTAAATAGTAAAGATTATAATAATGCCAAAGCTTATCTGACAAAAGCTTATGAGTTTGGAAGTGAAAATTATCTTTATGCGGACATAATATATATGCTTGCCACAACCTTAGATTCCTCAGGAGATACAAAAAATGCTATAAATTATTATATCCAATATGATAAAGGCTTCTCTGATGGAGATTATGAAGAAACTGTACTGTACAGACTTGCCGTTATATATAAAGATACGGATAAGTCACAAGCAAAAAAATATGCTCAAAGCTTGGTAGATAAATATCCTAATTCAATTTACAATAATTCTATAATAAGTAATTTGATAAATGACTAA
- the glmS gene encoding glutamine--fructose-6-phosphate transaminase (isomerizing), which translates to MCGIVGFVGKKQASSILVEGLSKLEYRGYDSAGVAIIDNDHINVVKCKGRLKNLENKLSEHPLKGIVGIGHTRWATHGKPSDLNAHPHNSQDGTISVVHNGIIENYVQLREWLTSKGYKFVSETDTEVIPQLIEYFYKGDIVEAVMRAISKIKGSYAVGVICSKEPGKLVAVRKDSPLIVGLGKDEYYIASDIPAVLNHTRDIYLLNDNEFVVITKDGVKLLSEDKKEIKRDVYHVTWSANAAEKGGFDHFMMKEIHEQPKAIKDTMTSRIMPGKPITLDDIKITKEQIKNINKIYIVACGTAYHAGIVGKYVIEKLVRMPVEVDIASEFRYRNPIIDEKTLMIIISQSGETADTLAALREAKAQGARVIAVTNVVGSSVSREADDVLYTWAGPEIAVASTKAYVTQLIAMYIIALFFAQSKGTISEEKMEELKNEMLTLPIKAEKVLSNKDIIQEAAEKIYKEQDVFFLGRGLDYAVALEGSLKLKEISYIHSEAYAGGELKHGPIALIEDGTVVIVGATQGYLVEKMISNIKEVTTRGANVLAFAFEGSDEVSKAVDSIIYLPKVNDIFAPVLSVIPLQLLAYYISIKKGCDVDKPRNLAKSVTVE; encoded by the coding sequence ATGTGCGGAATTGTTGGATTTGTTGGAAAGAAACAAGCATCATCTATTTTGGTTGAAGGATTGAGCAAACTTGAGTACAGAGGTTATGACTCTGCAGGTGTTGCCATAATAGATAATGATCATATCAATGTAGTAAAATGTAAAGGAAGGCTTAAAAACCTTGAAAATAAATTGTCAGAACATCCTCTAAAAGGAATAGTAGGTATAGGTCACACAAGGTGGGCAACTCATGGAAAACCATCTGATCTAAATGCTCATCCCCATAACAGCCAGGATGGAACTATAAGCGTAGTTCACAATGGTATAATAGAAAATTATGTACAACTTAGAGAATGGCTCACTTCAAAGGGATACAAATTTGTATCTGAAACTGATACTGAAGTTATTCCACAGCTCATAGAATATTTTTACAAAGGGGATATAGTTGAAGCAGTTATGCGTGCAATATCTAAGATAAAGGGAAGTTATGCTGTAGGAGTTATCTGCTCAAAAGAACCTGGAAAATTAGTAGCAGTAAGAAAGGACAGCCCTCTTATAGTAGGACTTGGAAAAGATGAGTATTATATAGCATCAGATATACCTGCTGTATTAAATCATACTAGAGATATATACCTTTTAAATGACAATGAATTTGTTGTCATAACTAAAGATGGTGTAAAACTTTTATCAGAAGATAAAAAAGAAATAAAGAGGGATGTATACCACGTTACATGGAGCGCAAATGCAGCTGAAAAGGGTGGATTTGACCATTTCATGATGAAGGAAATACACGAACAGCCAAAGGCAATTAAAGATACAATGACATCAAGAATTATGCCGGGAAAGCCTATAACGTTAGATGATATAAAGATAACTAAAGAGCAAATTAAAAATATAAATAAAATATATATAGTAGCTTGTGGAACTGCTTACCATGCAGGAATAGTTGGAAAATATGTAATAGAAAAATTGGTTAGAATGCCTGTAGAAGTAGATATTGCTTCAGAGTTTAGATATAGGAATCCTATAATAGACGAAAAAACACTTATGATAATTATAAGCCAGTCTGGAGAAACAGCAGATACTTTAGCAGCTTTGAGAGAAGCAAAAGCACAAGGTGCTAGAGTAATAGCTGTAACAAATGTAGTGGGAAGTTCTGTATCCAGAGAAGCAGATGACGTGCTTTACACTTGGGCTGGACCTGAAATAGCAGTTGCATCCACAAAAGCTTATGTAACTCAGCTTATTGCAATGTATATAATTGCATTGTTCTTTGCGCAAAGCAAGGGAACTATAAGTGAAGAAAAGATGGAAGAACTAAAAAATGAGATGCTTACACTTCCTATTAAGGCAGAAAAAGTTCTTTCAAATAAGGACATTATACAGGAAGCCGCAGAAAAGATTTATAAAGAGCAGGACGTATTTTTCCTTGGAAGAGGATTGGATTATGCCGTTGCATTAGAAGGTTCTTTAAAGCTTAAAGAAATATCTTATATTCATTCTGAAGCTTATGCTGGTGGAGAATTAAAGCATGGACCTATAGCTCTTATTGAGGATGGAACTGTAGTAATTGTAGGAGCTACTCAAGGATATTTAGTTGAGAAGATGATAAGTAATATTAAGGAAGTAACTACAAGGGGAGCTAACGTATTGGCTTTTGCTTTTGAAGGCAGTGACGAAGTTAGCAAAGCAGTTGATTCTATAATATATCTTCCAAAGGTAAATGATATATTTGCACCAGTACTTTCCGTAATTCCTCTGCAGCTTTTAGCATATTATATTTCTATAAAGAAAGGCTGCGATGTGGATAAGCCTAGGAACTTGGCCAAGTCAGTTACGGTAGAATAG
- the trxA gene encoding thioredoxin, translating to MVEEIKDQDFSQSIENAPTPVVVDFWASWCGPCKMLSPIIEEVSDELGEKAKFFKLNVDENPVTAAQFKIASIPTVMVFKNGNMVDKFVGFRPKDAIKDALKKHI from the coding sequence ATGGTAGAGGAAATAAAAGATCAAGATTTTTCACAATCAATTGAAAATGCACCTACTCCTGTAGTTGTAGATTTCTGGGCTTCATGGTGTGGACCATGTAAAATGCTTTCTCCTATAATAGAAGAAGTTTCAGATGAGTTGGGGGAAAAGGCAAAATTCTTTAAGTTAAATGTAGATGAGAATCCTGTTACAGCAGCACAATTTAAAATTGCAAGTATTCCAACTGTAATGGTATTTAAAAACGGAAATATGGTAGATAAATTTGTTGGATTCAGACCAAAGGATGCAATAAAAGATGCTTTGAAAAAACATATATAG